The window ATTGGTTGCCTGCGATATTTCAATCCCGTTGGCGCTCATGAATCCGGACTAATCGGAGAGGATCCGAATGGCATTCCGAATAATTTAATGCCGATGATTGGGCGGGTAGCAAATGGAGCATTGCCATCACTCAATATTTTTGGAGATGATTACGATACCCCTGATGGCACAGGAAAACGGGACTATATTCATGTCATGGATTTAGCCGAGGGGCATCTAGCAGCACTGAATTGGCTCAAAACCAATCCGGGCTGCCACATCTTTAACTTAGGAAGTGGCGACAGTTACAGTGTTTTAGACCTACTTCATCATTTTGAGGAAGCTAGCAGCCAGAAAATCCCATATCAAGTAGTAGGCCGTCGACCAGGAGATTTGCCTGAGTACTACGCTAAGGCTGATAAAGCCAATAGATTGCTTGGCTGGAGTGCCAAGAAAAATCTATCCGATATTTGCAGCAGCTCTTGGCTTTGGATCAAGAACTCTCGAAAGCATTAAGCATTCGAAAACTGAATACGATGAAGATTGGCATACAAACCATCCTTAACAATCAGCTCTTCATGTGAGCCATTCTCGATCACTTGACCATGTTCGAGAACTACAATGCGATCCGCATGCTCAATGGTTGATAAGCGGTGAGCAATCACTAAGGTAGTTCTACCAGCCATCAATCGCTCTAAGGCATCTTGCACTTGACGCTCGGATTCAGAATCCAAGGCTGAAGTAGCTTCATCCAAAATCAGGATTGGCGCATTCTTGTATATCGCCCTGGCAATCGCCAAACGCTGACGCTGACCACCCGACAAACGGTTACCGCTATCACCAATTTGCGTATCAATACCCTCTGGTAATTCTCTCATCAGGGCAGATAAGTTGGCCGCTTCGAGCGCCTCGATCACACGGCCACGATCGATGCCTTCCGGACCAACCGCGCCATAGGCTACGTTTGCAGCAATGCTATCGTTAAAGAGAATGACATCCTGGCTTACAAAGGCGATTTGCTTGCGCACGTCAGTCAGAACAATATCCTCCAGCGGAATGCCATCTAAGAAAATTTGCCCACTAGTAGGCTTATAGAAACGGGGCAATAAATTCACCAAAGTAGACTTGCCACCTCCGGATGGGCCGACAAAGGCTACAACCTCACCGGGGTTAATGCTTAAGTTCACATTAGCAAGAGCATCCTTACGCCCGACCTCCTGCTGATAGGAGAAGCCTACATCTTCGAATCGGATAGCGCCCTTAGCTTTATCAAGGGGCTTCATATTTTCTTTGCGAGATTCATCCTCTTCAAAGGGTTGATCCATGAGGGAAAAAATCATTTCTGCAGCAGTAAGACCGCGCTGCAAAGGCTGATTAATATCAGCCAAATGCTTGATCGGTGAAATCACCAACATCATGGCAGTAATAAAAGCTGCAAAACCACCTACAGTAGTTCCTTCAGCAGCAGATTGCATCAGAGCAATGACTAGCACAATGGATAGTGCCATGGAGGCAATGAGTTGGGTAATCGGCTGATTGAGTCCACCAGCCACTGCGGACTTTAAAGCGAACTGGCGCAGACGATCTGCCTTATCCATGAAACGGCGCATCTCATACCCTTCAGCACCATGTACCTTCACAATCTTATAACCAGCAGCAGCTTCTTCTACGATATAGGCAAGCTCGCTAGTTAAAGCCTGTTGTTCACGATTTAAACTGCGTAGACGCTTATTAATCTTGCTCATCACAAAAGCAATAATCGGAAAAATGATTAGTACCACTAGAGTCAACTGCCAATTTAAATAAATGAGGTAGCTGATTAAACCAATAACCGTTAGCGAATCTCTCACTAAACTAATTAACATCCCCCCCATAATCGAAAGAACATTGTTCACCTCAAAAACAACGGCATTGATTAAATTAGACGCGGAATTCTTCTGAAAGAAAGTAGTTTTTGCATGTAACAGTGTTTGAAACATCTGCTGACGCAATTTCAGCAGCACCGCATTAATTACACGCGTCAGTAAGTAATTGGATAAGAATTGAGCCAGACTTCGAACAAGAGCCAAGCCGACCAAGAAAACGGGCACCTGCCACAACTTACTATCAAGCTGCCCCGTAAATCCCTTGTCTAACAAAGGCTTCATTAAGGCCGGTATGGAGGTTTCAGCACCAGCAACCAGAGCCATGGCTAGTAAAGAGCCAATAATCAGGCGAATATGGGGCTTGAGGTACTGAATTAAGCGATTTAGGGCGGTACGGTCTTGAGCATTCATATAATGAATTATGCCCACCTTATCCGTCATACTCATCACCCGCAATGAAGAGGCCAATTTGGCCGATTGTTTGAGCTCCCTCGAGGGGATTGCCCAGCAAATTGTGGTGGTGGATACCAACAGCAGCGATCGAACCCTGGAAATCGCCAAAAAGTATGGGGCTGTTATTGCCCAACCAGCCGATTGGCCTGGTTTTGGCCCCCAAAAGAACCGTGCTTTAGAGTTGGCAACCGGCGACTGGGTCCTTTCCCTAGATGCCGATGAAAGGCTCACTCCAGCCCTCCGCAGTGAAATTCTGACAGCCATCCATCATTCTGCTCACATAGACTGTTTTGCTATTCCACGCCTTTCTTGGTACTGCGGTCGCTTTATTCGCCACTCTGGCTGGAGCCCAGATTACGTTGATCGCCTGTTTAAGCGTGGCACTGCCCACTTTTCTAATGACCTAGTGCATGAGCGCCTCATCCCCAATGGTCAAGTAGCTAAACTAGAAAATCCTATGCTGCACTTTAGCTTCATGGACTTCTCACAAGTACTACAAAAAATTGATCGTTACTCCACTGCTTCGGCAGAACAGGCTTTTGCTAAAGGAAGGCGTAGCAATCCTCTGAAAGCCATTTTGCATGGCTTATGGGCCTTCATCAGAACCTACTTCATTAGAGCTGGTTTCTTAGATGGCTATGAGGGTCTTGCTTTAGCTATTTCAAATGCCGAAGGCAGTTATTACCGCTATATGAAAATTTGGCTCCTTCAAAAGCAAGCAGAAAAATGAAGATCAGCGTGATCGTTGCAACCTACAACAGAATCAATGCACTCGATTTTGTTTTGCAATCCTTAGACACTCAAACCGACCAGAATTTTGAAGTTCTGATTGCTGATGACGGCTCAAAATCTGACACTAAGAATTTCATTGAGTCTTTCAAGCTGCGTACTAAACTACAGATCAAGCATGTTTGGCATGAAGATTCAGGCTTTCGTTTGGCACTCATCCGCAATCGCGCGAGCGCAGAGGCCTCCGGAGACTATTTCATATACCTGGATGGGGACTGTGTTGTACAGCCTGATTTTGTAGAGCAACATAGAAAACTGGCAAAAACGGGTTGTTTTACGACTGGGAGTCGAGTCTTATTAAACGAGATCCTCACTAAGACAATCCTCTCCTGGCCCAAATGGGACTTTGAAAAATTTTCTGATCACTTATTAAGCTATCGGCTGTCTAGCGGCATCAACAAATACTGGCCACTGAAGATCAAGCTGGGTGACGGGGCTTGGCGCAACTACAAAAAGTTCGTATGGCGCCGCATCAAGGGCTGTAATCTAGCCTGCTGGAAAACCGATGCGCTAGCTATTGGCGGCTTTGATGAAACCATGACAGGCTGGGGTCACGAGGATGCAGATTTTGTTTTCAGACTTCAGAATAAGGGCTTGATTCGTAAGTCGGGTTCTTGGTCTACAGAAGTGTTACATTTATACCACCGCATCAACGATCAATCTAACGCCGCAGAAAATGCGCGTCGTGTGCGTGAAAAAATTCTGGCTAAGGCTACATCAGTTGAGTGACATTAAGCCCATGACTGCATGCTCGGCACTAAGACCTAAAAAGGTTTTGTTTATTGCCACTCGACAAATTGGCGATGTACTCGTAACGACGCCGCTCATTTCAAAGGCACGTGAGCTTTGGCCAGATGCGGAGTTTCATTTTCTGGGCTATCGCGGTAAGCTCGACATGCTCAATGGCAACCCAGATATTGCCCGGACTATTGAAACCTCAGACCGCCCCAGCCTCAAAGAATATCTCTCCTTATTTTTTAAACTCTTTCAGCGCTACGACTTAGCAGTAGT is drawn from Polynucleobacter arcticus and contains these coding sequences:
- a CDS encoding glycosyltransferase family 2 protein yields the protein MPTLSVILITRNEEANLADCLSSLEGIAQQIVVVDTNSSDRTLEIAKKYGAVIAQPADWPGFGPQKNRALELATGDWVLSLDADERLTPALRSEILTAIHHSAHIDCFAIPRLSWYCGRFIRHSGWSPDYVDRLFKRGTAHFSNDLVHERLIPNGQVAKLENPMLHFSFMDFSQVLQKIDRYSTASAEQAFAKGRRSNPLKAILHGLWAFIRTYFIRAGFLDGYEGLALAISNAEGSYYRYMKIWLLQKQAEK
- a CDS encoding glycosyltransferase family 2 protein — encoded protein: MKISVIVATYNRINALDFVLQSLDTQTDQNFEVLIADDGSKSDTKNFIESFKLRTKLQIKHVWHEDSGFRLALIRNRASAEASGDYFIYLDGDCVVQPDFVEQHRKLAKTGCFTTGSRVLLNEILTKTILSWPKWDFEKFSDHLLSYRLSSGINKYWPLKIKLGDGAWRNYKKFVWRRIKGCNLACWKTDALAIGGFDETMTGWGHEDADFVFRLQNKGLIRKSGSWSTEVLHLYHRINDQSNAAENARRVREKILAKATSVE
- the msbA gene encoding lipid A export permease/ATP-binding protein MsbA gives rise to the protein MNAQDRTALNRLIQYLKPHIRLIIGSLLAMALVAGAETSIPALMKPLLDKGFTGQLDSKLWQVPVFLVGLALVRSLAQFLSNYLLTRVINAVLLKLRQQMFQTLLHAKTTFFQKNSASNLINAVVFEVNNVLSIMGGMLISLVRDSLTVIGLISYLIYLNWQLTLVVLIIFPIIAFVMSKINKRLRSLNREQQALTSELAYIVEEAAAGYKIVKVHGAEGYEMRRFMDKADRLRQFALKSAVAGGLNQPITQLIASMALSIVLVIALMQSAAEGTTVGGFAAFITAMMLVISPIKHLADINQPLQRGLTAAEMIFSLMDQPFEEDESRKENMKPLDKAKGAIRFEDVGFSYQQEVGRKDALANVNLSINPGEVVAFVGPSGGGKSTLVNLLPRFYKPTSGQIFLDGIPLEDIVLTDVRKQIAFVSQDVILFNDSIAANVAYGAVGPEGIDRGRVIEALEAANLSALMRELPEGIDTQIGDSGNRLSGGQRQRLAIARAIYKNAPILILDEATSALDSESERQVQDALERLMAGRTTLVIAHRLSTIEHADRIVVLEHGQVIENGSHEELIVKDGLYANLHRIQFSNA